taggtaatttacaaaagaggaaatgaaGTGGTCAGGAACATgtaaaaaagatgttcaacatcactaatgatgaaaaatgctaattaaacatgaaatatcatattttgcCTAATGGCGAAGGTAAACAgattgggtaaaaaaaaaaaaatcagtattagcTAAGGTCTTGAGAAGTGCTTATTTAATGgcagtgtgaattagttcaacctaTTTGTAAGGCAGTATGACaagtatcaaaatataaaatgcccatatcctttgacccagcaacctgCTTTGAAGAAGTTACCCTAAAAAGGAAACTCTTCCAGTGGGGAAATTTATATGGGAATGCACTAGAATATTTATGAATTTCTGATTaatgaaaaactggaaaaaaacccTAAATGTTTAAACAAGGGGGCTAGTTAAATTATAGCTCATACTACAGAGGAAAACTATGCATTcatcaaaaaatgataaagtatcTTCAAATCCATTGGGAGATAAAGAGATATTCATGATTGTTTTTGAGTGGGGAAAACCCCAGACCTACTTAGATTATGTAACCACATTCTAGGTGGACTTTGCCTCACTGTGGGTGTATCCACTGGCTTATAACAACCATGCTAGGATGTCAGGGTCCAGGTGAGCAGCCAGTTAGTCAAATTTTTAGGAAGATTAGTGTCTTCTCAGAACTCCAGAAAGAAAGGGGAAGCTGGAACGTGTTGAACTCCAATGCACCTGTAGCAGATGAAGTTCTGACCCAGATgagtggtgatatggtttgaatttgtgtccctgcccaaagtccccagtgttggaggaggggactggtgggaggtgactggatcatgggggcagacatccccttgctgttctcataatagtgaatgagTTCACTATTATGACCtcatcatttaaaagtgtgtagcacctcccccttctctctcttcctccttcttgggccacgtaagacatgcctgcttcccctttgccttccaccgtgattgtaagtaTCCTGacaccttcccagccatgcttcctgcacagcctgtggaactgtgagcaaactaaacctcttctttataaattacccagtctcaggtagttctttatagcaatgtgagaatggactcatACAAGTGGGATTAGAAAGCTCTGGTCCTTGGCCTAGTGCATCTATTGTGGGAGCAAGCACCAAGTGAGTATCCTGTGTCCTAGCTTGGTGACTTTGGAAATATGACTGTTTTCAACACCTTAGGgtcaatttttgaaaaatctctcTCCTACTGTGAATATATCCCTGCCTTAGGGGCACTAAGCACAGATGGGGCTAAGAGCACAGTCTCTGGAGCCAAGCTACCAAGGTCCTCATGCTGGCTTTGTCACTTACTATTCATGGAGACTTGGATAGGTTATTTCACCTTCCTTTACCTGGGCTTATTCTCCTCTAAAATGGGAGGAGAGCAAAACAGTCCACGTCTTGTAGGGATTGAATGAGTTAATATACGTAAAGCACTAagaacagtggctggcacatcTTAAGTGCTGTATTAAATGTTTCTATCATTactttttgccattttaaaaatctttcttttaacTGACCATaaaacgctttttttttttttttttttgagaaggggtcttgctctgacatccaggctagagcgcagtggcgccatcttggcgcCACTTGCAATGTCCATCCCTCAGGTTcaaccattcccctgcctcagcctccccagtatctgggattaaatgtgtgcactaccacgccaggctaattttttttgtatttttagtggggacagggtttcaccatattggccaggctggtctcaaactcctgacctcaagtggtccgcctgcctcagccttccaaagtgctgagattacaggagtgagccactgtaccccgaCAAAGCATTCCATTTTGGacagtgtatttttaaagaaggatttgaattatttctctttaaagtGAAAACTACGTGCATTCTCTAATACTTTTCTACTTCTTCAACCctgaatattaaaaaagaataaagcttttAGAGTGTACAGACACTTTCTTTTCTGTGGGTCAGAGTTTAGCTTTCATTGTCATCCAGTTCTCATCCATCCTCTCACTGCCATCACATGCCAGCAGCATTTGATGCAGTTGATCACTGTCTCTTACTGAAAATCCTGTTCTTTACTTGGCTTCCAGGACAGCAGTCTCTCAGCCCTCATACTGATTGGTCTTATAGGATCTTGGCTGGCCCCTCTCATCTTTGGATTTTTAGGCATTGTAATGTTTGTCTTCTCAATCCAACCTGATTTCCTCAAGCATCTCACCTAGTCTCATTGTTCTAACACCCTCTGTAGGTAGGATGACCCTGtgtcctggtttgcctgggaGAGTTCTGGTTTTTGCCCAATGCTGGGCATAATTGGCACCACCTTTCAGTCTCAGCAAAAGTCCCAGTTTGAAAGCTAAGTTATATGATCACCCTATCGGTAGGCTGATGGCTCCTCAAATTTACCTTCCCAAAACCTGGTCCCCTGAACCCATACTTGCATATTCAGCTGTCTATGATCTCCACTTGAATCTCACAAGGGACAAGTCCAAAATGTACCTTTGGATTTTCTATTTCAAACATGCACGTcctacagttttgttttgttttgtttttttttttttgagacagagtttcgctctgtcacccaggttagaatgcagtggtgcgatctcggctcactgtaagctccacctcccgggttcacgccattctcctgcctcagtctcccgagtagctgggactacaggcacccgacactgcacctggctgattttttttgtatttttagtagggacggggtttcaccgtgttagccaggatgttctcgatctcctgaccttgtgatccacccgcctcggcctcccaaagtgctgggattacaggcgtgagccactgtgccccgcctacAGTTTTAAACGTACTTTATTCTTCTGGCTGCTCAGGTAAactcttcaactttttttttttttttttctcagacccCATACTCCAAGTCTTATGGGCTGTGTCTTTGGTGTGTTTTTAGAACACAAAGAATACTTTTCCCCAGAGCTTCTGGGCCCCTCTAGTGCCATCACTGACCTCTCTCTTTAGGTGTTATGAAGCCTCTGTCTCCCACCCCATTCCTATCCTTGGTGCCCTAAACTTTATCCTCTTCATAGTAACACAGAGATCCTCTTAAAATATCTAGGTCATGGCATGCTCCTGTGTTTTTGCATAATGCACACAGGTAAATCCCCAATCCTTGCATGACTGGGGTCCCTGAGACATTCCCCCTCTGCTGTCATTTACTCTTCCTCTTGCTCACCTCCCTGCACTCTGGCAACACTAGTCTTTACACTGTTTCTCAAACTGGCACACTCATGCCTCAGGACCCTGGTACCTGCTATTCCCTCTGTGTGTAATTCTCATCTCTGATTAACATACATAGCTCATTCTCTCATTTTCCTCAGGCTTCtgctcaatgttttttttttttcccccttatcaATTAggcttttggccaggtgcagtggctcacacccgtaatcccagcactttgggaggccaaggcaggaggatcgcttaagcccaggagttcagaccagaccagccagggcattatagtgagactctgcctctaaaaaaaaattaaaaaaattagctggccatggtggcacatgcctgtagtcctagctacttgggaggctggggtgggaggactccttgagcccagtagtttgcaGCTGAAGTgacctgtgatcatgccactgcactccagcttgggcaacagagtgagaacttgtcttaaatcaataaataaggCTTTCACTATTATATAAAAGAGTCTTCCTGCATTACTCTCTTCTCCCTtaccaagttttatttttttcatagcaaTTATTAGCACTTGATATATTGTAggataatttgtctttttattggcTGCTTCTCTAAGTAGGACGTAAActtcatgaggtcaggactttaACTGTTGTATCTCCAGTGCATGGAATGTATTAGGTATTCATTAGAATTTATTCAATAGATTTTGAAAGTACATGCCAAGCACATAATGTCTTTTTTGGATACTTTTTAAGGCTTTCAGTTAACCTAAGCAGTGCAATTTACATAAgcagaacatttttaaatgttcgtTGAGAAGTTTTTGCAATACTGATGTCAAATTTGTTCCTAAGTATGTTTCTTTTTGACATAAAAGAAGctgtttctttaatttcattttccaattgTTCAATATTGCTACCTAGAAATACAATGGATTATATGTATTGACATATCCTCTGACATTGCTAATCTCACATATTCTAGTAGTTTTATTATCAATATTAAGTTTTGATAATTAAACGATCAGGTCACctgtgaaaaggaaaaactttacttttccctttccagtctttatgccttttatttcttttctgtattgAACTGGTGAGGACCTCCAGTATGATGTTAAATAGAAGTGTTGAAAAtgggacatccttgtcttgtgaccAGTAGTAAGGGAGAAGTGTTCAGTGTTTCACCGTTAAGTATGACActggtagattttttttgtagCTGCCCTTTATCAGACTGAACAAGTTTTTCTTTGATTCCCCATACACTGTGTGTGTATTATCTTAAAACCTTAAGTGAATTTTGAATGCtgacaaatgctttttctctacattttgagataatcacgtggtttttctcttttattctgttaGTATGGTGaatttctttgattttcaaaTACTAAATCAGTCTTGCATTCCTATGATAAGCCCACTGGTTCACAGTGAATGATTCTTTTCATATATGGATGAACtctatttgctagtattttgttaaggatttttgcatttgtgtTAATGGAaaattttctcataattttttttcaggctTTGATATATCAGAGTATGCTAGACTCTGATATAAAAGAGCTGGCAAATattcctttctctattttctgaaagagtttacTTGTGATTGATGTTATTTCTTGCTTAAACACTTGATCAAATTCAGCGGTGGAATCTTGAGCTTGAAGGTTTTCTTTCTGGGAATGTTTTTGATaccaaattcaatttctttgccATGTATAAGGctattcaaattttctgtttcaCCTGTGTCAGTTTTGGCAAGTTGTGCTTTTCAAGGAATTTGCCCATTTCATGTAAGCTGGCAAACTTATTAATGAACCATtgtgcataatattccattattatcCTTTTGATATCTGTAGGGTTTGTAGCACTATCGGCTCTTTCAaatctgatattagtaatttgtattttctttttttcttgatcctTCCTGTGAGAAGTTTATCAATTCTATTCATCTTCTCAAAGATCTAATTTTCAGTGTACTATTTCTATTTCCTATTcaattgatttctgttcttttattatttctatgcTTCTAtctactttgggtttaatttgctctttttttctagcTTAAAGTGAAACCTTAAAACACTGATTCTatacctttcttcctttctcatgtAAGCTAAGAAATTTCATCTGAACACTCTAactgcatctcacaaattttgatacattgtgttttcatttttattcaattcaaaatattttctagtttcccTTTTGAATTCTTTGAAACTTATTTagtatttgtttaatttccaaatagttGGGGGCACTTCTAGCTTTCACATTAATATTGATTCCAATGTAATTTGTTGTGGTTAAAGAACATACtccataatattttaatattttgaaatgtatttagaCCTGTCATGGTCCAGCATATAGTGAATACTCCAtagcatttaaaaagaataatgtagTGTAGTCCATAGTTGTGGATGTAGTGTTCTGTAAGTGCCGGTTTGACCAAGGTGTTTGATAGCATCATTCAGATCTTTTATACCTGTACTGATTTTTTGTTTAACAGTTTTATCAGTAGCTGAGGGGAATGATAAAATCTCCAACTCTGTGTATAGATTTGACGACTTCTTCTACTTCTGTTAAATTttgattcatttgttttaaagCTTGCTATCACTTGCAGACACATTTGGGCTTGTTATGTGGAATTgaatcctttatcattacaaaatGTCCCTTCTTATCTCTGCTAACACTCCTTttcttgaagtctattttatctgatctGCATGTAGCTCCTCCACCTTTTTTTATGATATGTGTTTccatagttattttttctttcctcttattttcaatatatttttttaaaaaatttgagaaTAATTTAATATGTTGACTTCAAGATACAACTATATTCTATGTAAGATACACCTGTATAtgtcaatattttaaagaaactgatCCTTACAAGACCAAAATAACCCACAGGCCATGAGgttggtttttcctttttttttttttttttttttgtttaaacaaaTGTGCATGACGATGTTTCAAAAAGTAAGACAAATGCCATTAATACGAAAGCTGCAGTTTGCAATATACAGCATTTAGAACCCAGGGGAGGTGAATTAGACAGAGGTGGTAGTCATTCTAATTAAGCAATCAGTTAACTTCACAAGTTGATATGCAGCATCAACAGTGTCCagttaagtttcttttttcttgatgatCAGAGGTCCCACGTTGTCTCCAGTCTGTTCGTTGTGTTTTGTGTGAGACCCGTCACAGAATGGGAACTTTTTAGACCTCCAGCAATGGCAGTACACAGCTTTATCTTCCAAATCCTCCATGTCAAAAGCATGTACTATCTTGGGGTTGTCTTTCTGGATGTGAAGGTTCATCATAGCTTTATTCTGATgatctttgtcataaaatcttttatAAGCTAGATAACCAGTTGCAGCTCCCCCAGCAGCAATAGTAAATGCTGCGATCCATTCAACTCGTATGCTGGAACTGGAAGTCAGACTCATGGTGTCGTTGCTTGCAAGGCATGTGCACTAGGATACCAGGCACAAGTGGATTCCTCaacctatttttatatttatgtctcATCTCACACACTATAGttgaaacttttttgttttttaatccatccCAAGTATATTGGCCTTATAATTGTAGTGTCTAGTTCATTTTCATTCAATATAAtgattgatatagttggatttaGGTCTGCCATTTTaccatttttaggtatttgtcgCTTCTGTTTTGTGTcccactttttctcttttctttcctttgtttgggttaattgaaatttttttagtattccattttgatttttctattgaatttttaGCTATATGTTTTGCATTATTATTTTGGTGGCTGCTCTAGGAACAACAATATGCATCTTTAGCTTATTTCTTTATACCTAGAGTTAATAATGTATGATGTCACATAAAATGTTGGCAGCTTTGCTATAATACAAGGAGTTCCCTTATCCAGCTCCTTTTCCAGACAGAATGTTAAGTAATACCTACCTTCTATGAACAGCAGAGGAAAAATTGGAAGCTAATAAAAGTTGATTCATGAGGTTTTGGGAatgaagccatctccataacataaaagcagcaagtgctgatataAAAGCTGCAGCAAATTATCCAGAAAATGTAGCTGAGATAATTCATGAAGGTGGCTATGATGCAGGACAGGTGAGCcccaaattggggcttagcctgtgagggttcttggcttctcccaggaaagaattcaagggcgagCCAGTGGTAGGGTAGAAGAacacagctttattgaagtggcAGTGTTATAGCTCCATGACTGCTCTTGCAGAGCAGGGAAACCCCATAGGCAGAGAGTAGCAGCTCACGACAGTTCTGTAATCATATATATACTTACTTTTAATTGCATGCAGATTAAGGagcagtttatgcagaaatttctaaggAAAAGGTAGTAACTTCTGGGCTGTCGGGTCATTGCCATAGAAAGAGGTGGTAACTCCTGAGGGTTGCCatgcaatggtaaactgacatggcacactgcTGGGTGTGccttatggaaagctgcttctacccagtccctgttttagctagtcctcaatttggacTGATGCCCAAGCCCTGCCTCTGGAGTTGagtcctgcctcctacctcagctaCACTGAATAACAGATTTTCCAcatagacaaaacagccttccattggaagaagatgccatctaggacttccattgctagagaggagaagtcaatgcctgggttcaaagcttcaaaggacaggctgactctcttgttaggggctaatgcaactGGTGACATTAAGTTGATGCCAATGCTTATTTACTATTCTGAAAGTCCTAGAACCCTTAAAAGTTATGCTAAAtcaactctgcctgtgctctagaaatggaaaaatcaagcctggatgatagcacatctgtttatagcatggtttgctgaatattttaagcccactattgagacctattgctcagaaaaaatgatttctttataaatattactACTAATTGACAATGTgtctagtcacccaagagctctgatagagatgtacaaggagattaatgttgttttcatgtctgttaacaaaacatccattctgcagcccatagatcaaggagtaattttgactttcatatcttattatttaagaaatacattttgtaaatctATAGCTGTCATACTTAGTGATTAGTCTGCTGAATCTTGGCAAAGCACATTGAAAACTGTCCAGGAAgcattcaccattctagatgccattaagaacgtTTGTGATGCATTGGAGGAggtcaaaatgtcaacattaacaggaatttAGAAGACATTGATTCCAGttctcatgaatgactttgacGGTTCAAGTCTTGagtagaggaagtaactgcagatgtggtagaaatagcaagggAACTAGAATTAGACTTGGAGCCTAAATATGTGACTGAATTGTAGCAATATGATGATAAAACTTCAATGGAggaggagttgcttcttagggGTGAGCAAATaaagtgatttcttgagatgaaatctattCCTAGTGAAGattctgtgaacattgttgaaatgacaaaaaaggatttagaatattagataaacttagttgataaagcagcagcagggtttgagaggattgactttAATTTTGAAAGTCGTCCTATTGTGGATAAAACACTATCAagcagcatcacatgctacagagaaatcttttgtgaaaggaagaatcGATTGATTAGgcaacttcattgttgtcttattttaagaaattgccacagccacaccAACCTTCAACAACCACCACCCTAATcattcagcagccatcaacactaaggtaagaccctccaccagcaaaaagattacaactcactgaaggctcagataatcattagcattttttagcaataaagtattttttagacataatgctattgcacatttaATAGACTACAGAATAGTGTAAGCACAACTTTTATATGCCCTGAGAAACCAAGAAATTCATGtgattcactttattgcaatatttgctttattgcagtcaTCTGGAACTCAActtgcaatatctctgaggtatgcttgTAATGCTTTTGTAAGTTCATTTTGTCAAAAGTGAAACAGATGAGATAAATGTTAAGACATTGAATATTGGAGATTTTCttcaatgataataaaaatacaaattttggtgGAACACAGTGTTATAGAGGAAATAACTTTCTTACTAAATTAAGATATTAATAGACTCAGAATGTACTTGAAGTTGGTTGGGTGCA
The genomic region above belongs to Gorilla gorilla gorilla isolate KB3781 chromosome 12, NHGRI_mGorGor1-v2.1_pri, whole genome shotgun sequence and contains:
- the LOC101123796 gene encoding CDGSH iron-sulfur domain-containing protein 1-like, with product MSLTSSSSIRVEWIAAFTIAAGGAATGYLAYKRFYDKDHQNKAMMNLHIQKDNPKIVHAFDMEDLEDKAVYCHCWRSKKFPFCDGSHTKHNEQTGDNVGPLIIKKKET